CTTGACCATCAATCTCCGTGATTATATCGTGAAGGTGCACGGAACGCACATCGCCCGAAGGGACCGGGACCATGAGCAGCACGGACGTGGACGTCTACATCGACACCAAGCTCGACCCGAAGCACCGCGAGACCGTCGGCGCCCTGCGCGCCCTCATGGCCGACGCCGCGCCGGACGCCGCCGAATGCCTCACCTACGGGTCGCCCGCCTGGCGCGGCACGAAGATCCTCGCGGTGATCAGCCCGAGCAAGACGCACCTGACCTTCGCCTTCGAGCGGGGCGCGGAGTTCGCCGACGCCCACGGACTGCTGCAGGGCGTCGGCAAGCGGACCCGGCACGTCAAGATCAAGACGGCCGCCGACATCGACGAGACGGCCCTGCGCGACTACATCGCCCAGGCGGTCGCGCTCGACGGCGCGTGAAGGGGCCGCCCCCGGGCCGGGCCCGGGGGCGGCCCGCACGTCAGGCCCGGCCGTGGAACGTGTGGTTCCCCGAACCGACGGTCACGGGCTTGTCACTGCCCGGAACGCGCACCTCGGCGGTGCTGCCCGCGGGGACGGTCACCTTGAGGGTGACGCGCCCGCGCTCGCGCGTCCACGACGAGCGGACCTCGCCGTACGGGGTCTCCCGGGTCGCGGACGCGCTGGTCAGATCGCCCACGACGGACGGGGCGATCAGCACCTTGCGGTAGCCCGCGGACCCCTCGGCCTGCCGGATCCCGGCCAGGTGGCCGGTGAACCAGGCGTCGATCGCGCCGAGCATGAAGTGGTTCTGCGACTGGCCGCTGCCGCCGTCCCAGGTCTCGCCGAGCGCGGTGTTGCCGTTCACGACCTGGAAGCCGTAGCTCGGGCTGTCGGTCTGCGTGGCGATCTTGTACAGGACGTCGTCGGGCAGGACGCGCAGCGCGGACGGCAGCGAGATCTCGCCGAGGACGAGGTTCCAGCCGTTCTCCTCGATCGAGGAGATCAGGTGGTCCAGCAGCCGCTGCCGCTGGTCGTCCGGGACGGCGCCCATGTCGAGGGCGATCGCCTCCGCGCCGTTCCCCCCGCCGCCGAACGTGCCCGTCTCGGGGTCGTACAGCTCGTCCGACAGGGCCTTGGCGCTGAGGTCGGCCTTGGCGCGGAACGCGGCCGCCTCGTCCTTCTCGCCGAGCGTGTCGGCGATCTTGGCGAGGGTGTTGTTGAGGCTCCACCAGCCGAACGTGCCGGAGGCGAGCTTCGGGAACGTCCGGTCGGGGCTGAACCAGTCGCCGAGGGTGTAGTCGGTCAGCCCGTTCTCGACACGGCCCTCGATGTGCGCGGCGTACTTCTTCATCTGCGGGTAGTACGTGCGCATCGTCTCGACGTCGCCGTACTCCTGGTACAGCTGCCACGGGACGTGGACGAACGCGCCGCCCCAGTTCGAGTCGTCCCGGTACGAGCCCGCGAGGACCGTGTAGTCCGGGACGGTCGAGGGGATCAGGCCCGTCTCGGTCTGCGCGTCCGCCATGTCCTGGACGACCTTGCGCAGGTGGGCGTGCACGTCGTAGTTCGCGGCGAGGGTCGGGCCGACGAGGTGGTC
The nucleotide sequence above comes from Actinomadura algeriensis. Encoded proteins:
- a CDS encoding DUF1801 domain-containing protein translates to MSSTDVDVYIDTKLDPKHRETVGALRALMADAAPDAAECLTYGSPAWRGTKILAVISPSKTHLTFAFERGAEFADAHGLLQGVGKRTRHVKIKTAADIDETALRDYIAQAVALDGA